The genome window ATATAATCAATATATTAGCATAGGTTCTGACTTAGACTGGTGGCACTTTGCTAAAGGGTGGAATGAAAAAGATGATTTTAGAAACAATGTAGTAGGAGATACTTTTAAACTTACTAATGATATAGATTTTAAAGCAAGTAGTGGTCAAAACTATGCTAATTATTGTATAGATGGACTTGGTTGTACTAATATGATAGTGGGGTTTGGAGGAGATATCAAAGATGGAGAAGTAATTTATAATAATGCTTTCACTGCAGACTTTGACGGGCAAGGATATACGCTTAAAAATATATTTATAGATACAACTAAAATCCCAAATAGTCAAAACAGTGGAGTGGGAATTTTTGGAGCAACTAATGGAGCAAATTTTAAAAATATCAATATTGATTATATGGGTGGTGGGATAAAAGCAGCAAATCTTAATGTAGGTGGATTTGCTGGGTATTTTGATGGTGTTGCCGAAAATATAAGTTTGAAAAATATTGGCAGTATTAAAAATACATACGATTCTAAAAAAATTGTTATAATTCCTTATATTAGTTTTCAAGGGGTAGGTGGATTTGCTGGAAGTGCTAATGGTCTTTTTAGAAATATCACCTTAGAAAATATAAAAAATTTTGATGTAAATTATATTTCAATTCTATTTGGCTCTAGTGGGTCTTATCAACATTATGGTGTTGGCGGGTTTGCTGGAGCAAGTTTTGGTATGTTTGACAATATATCCTTAAAAAATATGGGAAATTTTAAAATTGATTTTGAAAAAAAAACCAGCGGTTCAATTAAATATGCAGTAGGTGGTTTTGCTGGCTTTATTGCAAATGGATCTTATAACAATATAAAATTAGAGCAAATTTCCAATTTATGGAGTCATATTGATGAAAAAGGTAAAGATCATTTAGAATATGTACTATCTTTAGGCGGTTTTGCTGGGAATATTCAAAATGGGAATTTTGAAAATATAGTTTTAAATAATGTGAAAAAAATACATTTAAACACTAATCAACCTAATAGTTATTATGAAACAAATTTAGGCGGTTTTGCTGGGGAGATCGATAATGGTGTGTTTAATAAAATATCATTATACGATATAGGAGATATTAAAGTTGATATTGATGATGTTAAATACCATTCAAAATATAATTTAGGTGGTTTTGCTGGAAAGATAATTACAGGAAATTTTGACAACATATCTTTAAATAAAATCAAAGATATTGCAGTTTATATAGACTCTGAAGATGCGTCATTCAGTGGTAGTGATTATGAATATAATTTAGGTGGTTTTGCTGGAAAGATAGGGGGTGAAACTTTAGGTATATTAGGAGTTCCTACTTTTAATAATATTTCTTTAAATGAAGTAGAAAATATCACTACAAATAGTATTAAAAAAGATACTAATGAAACATACGGTGTAGGTATTTATACAAATCTTGGTGGTTTTGCTGGAAAAATTCAAACTGGAAAGTTTGAAAATATAGTTTTAAAGGATGTAAAAAATATCAAAGCGGATATAGCTTCAAGAAATGGAGGAGTTATTAATATAGGTGGTTTCGTTGGAGAATTAGCGATTGCACAAAAAGGTACTTCATTTAAAAATATATTTTTAAATAATATTGAAAATATTCATGTAGAAATCGGCGATCCAGTGTTTAATAGAGGAGGAATTATTAATATGGGCGGTTTTGCCGGAGTATCTGATAGTCAATATGCATACCATAATGTTGATTTTGAAAATATAGTTTTGCAAGGTATTTCTAGTCTAAAAAACATAATTAATACAGGATGTCAAGAAGAATGGTGTGCAAGTCCGAGTGTAACTACGGGAGGGTTTATCGGAAAATTTGGTGCTAGGGGAAGAGGAACTTTCAAAAATATTTATATGTTTTTTGATCCAGAATTTGATCTTATAGTAGAGAATAAACTAGGAGATGCCAACATAAAATTAGGCAAATTCTATGGAGAAGGTTATTTAAATCCCTCCTCCTCTAATATCCATATATACCATCATAAAGATACACTAAAAAATGCCAATAATGATAGCAGTGATTATGGTAATGATAAAATAAACATACACACCTATAATGATTCTACTCAAGAAAGTTTTTATCAACAATTTAAAAACCAAGAAGAAGCTTTGATGAGACCTATAGTTGTTTTACCAGATGAGTTTTATCCTTATAATCCTTCTAAACCATCTGAAGATATAAATATCCCCAACATAGAAACCATCAAAAACGAACAAGCAACCCTAGATAAAGAAGATATCTTAGATGATAGTACTTTAAATACTATCTTAAATGATTTAAAAGATAAATTCTATATAGTGAATATAAATATCTTAGATGAGTTATTAAAAGCTTATAGCAAGATTGATAAAAACAATCCTACTTCTAAAGCAGAGTTTTTAGCTAATTATCTTTTAAGTAAAGATAAATATCCAGATGATAAAGAAAGACTTGATATAGCTCATTCTATGATTCAAAGCTTAGACTTTTTACTAGCTTATCAAGATAATGGCTTAAGTGAAGCTAGTGATGATAAATTTGCAAACAAAGATACTAAAGACACTAACATTGAAGTCACAAGTAAAGTTGTTGAAGTTTATAATCAAACTAATGCTAATAAAGACCAAGTAAATCACTTTATCCAAACTACTTTGAACAACAAGGTAAATTCAATCAACGAGGCTAATAAGAATTTTAGTGAGAAAAACTACTATGAAGAAATCAATACATTAGCCTTAGCTTATAATAAATATGTAGAATTAATCAATAAAGGTTTAGCAAATAAAAATGATCAAGCTTTTAAAGATATTAGCAATAAATTATTTGCTTTAATAGCTCAAGCACAAGGTGAAACCAAAACTATAGAAGAATTAATTAATAGCTTTGAAGATTTAAAAACACAAGCAAGTGAAAAATCTAACGGACATTTTATTGTTGAAGGAGATTTGCAAGCTTTAAATATACCTTATCCTATATTAGCTTCTATCAAAGATAATAACAATGGTAGTGGTGAAATAGATAAGCCAGAAAAACCTATTGATCCAATTGAGCCACCAATAGATAATAAACCAGATTTTTCTTTAAGCTTTGAACAAAGTTCTACTTTTAACTCTATAGGTAATGATAGTTTAGATGATGAGGAAGAACAAGAAGAAATAGAAGAAGCTTCTATGAATCAAAAAGGTAAAACCTGTATAGTAAGCGATAATTATAGAACTATGAATCCTTGTGTGGTTGGAGGATTATAAAACACTTTGCTAGGATATAACTATCCTAGCAATAATAATAGTATGAATAAATACTTGCATTAAACAATATTGTGATTAATCAATACAAATATAAAAGCCAAATTAAGAAAAAAATAAATAAAAATAAAAAAATTAAGGAAAAACCATTATGAAAAAACTCTCTCTTTGCGTTGTAGCACTTAGCTCTTTAGTCTATGCTAATAATGGAAGCATTATCATAGCTAAAAATGATATAGAAAAGGTTATAGAATTATCCCCTGATAGAAACCTCCCTCAAAACAAAGCTATCAAAGAAAATCTAAAAACCAAAGATGATTATATAAAAAGCCAAGAAGCTAAAAAAGACTTTGAAGAA of Campylobacter lari contains these proteins:
- a CDS encoding two-partner secretion domain-containing protein; this translates as MKKLANHIILSGVTVSMLFSPLMALPSGGKFTHGTSGSISINGKEMNIAGNKQNSIIQWGGGFNIANGEKVNFGNSKFEGQQNYLNIAHGTDKSTIEGVLNAGGNNVFLINPNGVIITKTGTINANRFVASTTSLQAQHFEEFKAQGASFSPIFKSHKAGNVVNMGNISAKNVTLQGNKVMLSADTSWDKKNNKIKLNQITADSIDLKGNEVYVDISTINSKNLTTDAKKGIAYLSATGYYYNPTRKYNDIIFATKGVMDKTYNQYISIGSDLDWWHFAKGWNEKDDFRNNVVGDTFKLTNDIDFKASSGQNYANYCIDGLGCTNMIVGFGGDIKDGEVIYNNAFTADFDGQGYTLKNIFIDTTKIPNSQNSGVGIFGATNGANFKNINIDYMGGGIKAANLNVGGFAGYFDGVAENISLKNIGSIKNTYDSKKIVIIPYISFQGVGGFAGSANGLFRNITLENIKNFDVNYISILFGSSGSYQHYGVGGFAGASFGMFDNISLKNMGNFKIDFEKKTSGSIKYAVGGFAGFIANGSYNNIKLEQISNLWSHIDEKGKDHLEYVLSLGGFAGNIQNGNFENIVLNNVKKIHLNTNQPNSYYETNLGGFAGEIDNGVFNKISLYDIGDIKVDIDDVKYHSKYNLGGFAGKIITGNFDNISLNKIKDIAVYIDSEDASFSGSDYEYNLGGFAGKIGGETLGILGVPTFNNISLNEVENITTNSIKKDTNETYGVGIYTNLGGFAGKIQTGKFENIVLKDVKNIKADIASRNGGVINIGGFVGELAIAQKGTSFKNIFLNNIENIHVEIGDPVFNRGGIINMGGFAGVSDSQYAYHNVDFENIVLQGISSLKNIINTGCQEEWCASPSVTTGGFIGKFGARGRGTFKNIYMFFDPEFDLIVENKLGDANIKLGKFYGEGYLNPSSSNIHIYHHKDTLKNANNDSSDYGNDKINIHTYNDSTQESFYQQFKNQEEALMRPIVVLPDEFYPYNPSKPSEDINIPNIETIKNEQATLDKEDILDDSTLNTILNDLKDKFYIVNINILDELLKAYSKIDKNNPTSKAEFLANYLLSKDKYPDDKERLDIAHSMIQSLDFLLAYQDNGLSEASDDKFANKDTKDTNIEVTSKVVEVYNQTNANKDQVNHFIQTTLNNKVNSINEANKNFSEKNYYEEINTLALAYNKYVELINKGLANKNDQAFKDISNKLFALIAQAQGETKTIEELINSFEDLKTQASEKSNGHFIVEGDLQALNIPYPILASIKDNNNGSGEIDKPEKPIDPIEPPIDNKPDFSLSFEQSSTFNSIGNDSLDDEEEQEEIEEASMNQKGKTCIVSDNYRTMNPCVVGGL